One stretch of Acidobacteriota bacterium DNA includes these proteins:
- a CDS encoding di-heme oxidoredictase family protein: MLAVLVVTIAAPALAQDFVPGIEVSVPEHMEDGEEFEVPIQTLNAHGAKIFSAMWTAQEGGGRPQTKGTGGALADPDSPLTFPRNFNRVSAPDANSCAGCHNLPRTGGGGDIVANVFVLGQRFDFATFDPNDVIPTRGAVNEGGSISTLDDLANSRATLGMFGSGYIEMLARQMTTELREQVAAVQPGETVALMTKGVSFGSVSRGIDGTWDTSGIEGLPPSSSRSAGPDNPPSMIIKPFHQAGAVISLREFSNNAFNHHHGMQSTERFGLEADFDQDGFVNELTRADITAVSVWQATLEVPGRMIPSYRPLEEAVLVGEAKFAEVGCATCHVQELPLDNWGWFYTEPNPFNPAGNLKLGEAPTYEVNLNSNTLPQPRLREENGITWVPAYTDLKLHDITSGPDDPNRETLNMQHPAGSDEFFAGNGYFLTKKLWGAANEPPYFHHGKFVTMREAILAHAGEAQDSTDAFLALSDYEQGSIIEFLKTLQLLPKGTESLIIDDQGRPRQWPPAWASNN; this comes from the coding sequence TTGTTAGCCGTTCTCGTGGTGACCATCGCCGCGCCGGCTCTCGCCCAGGACTTTGTGCCTGGCATCGAGGTCTCGGTGCCCGAGCATATGGAGGACGGGGAGGAGTTCGAAGTCCCCATCCAAACCCTCAACGCCCATGGCGCCAAGATCTTCAGCGCCATGTGGACGGCCCAGGAAGGCGGCGGCCGGCCCCAGACGAAGGGTACCGGCGGCGCGCTGGCGGACCCGGACTCGCCCCTCACCTTCCCGCGCAATTTCAACCGTGTCTCGGCCCCCGACGCCAACTCCTGCGCCGGCTGCCACAATCTGCCCCGCACCGGCGGCGGTGGGGACATCGTGGCCAACGTCTTTGTGCTCGGCCAGCGTTTCGATTTCGCCACCTTCGATCCCAACGACGTGATCCCCACCCGTGGGGCGGTGAATGAGGGAGGGAGCATTTCCACTCTCGACGACCTGGCCAACAGCCGTGCCACCCTCGGTATGTTCGGCTCCGGTTATATCGAGATGCTGGCGCGTCAGATGACCACCGAGCTGCGCGAGCAGGTCGCCGCGGTGCAGCCCGGCGAGACGGTCGCCCTGATGACCAAGGGCGTTTCCTTCGGCTCCGTCAGCCGCGGCATTGACGGCACCTGGGACACCTCGGGCATCGAGGGTCTGCCGCCGAGCAGCTCCCGGAGCGCCGGCCCCGACAACCCGCCGTCGATGATCATCAAGCCCTTCCACCAGGCCGGTGCGGTGATCTCGCTGCGCGAGTTCAGTAACAACGCCTTCAACCACCACCACGGCATGCAGTCCACCGAGCGCTTCGGCCTCGAGGCGGACTTCGATCAGGACGGCTTCGTCAACGAGCTCACCCGCGCCGACATCACCGCCGTTTCCGTGTGGCAGGCCACCCTCGAGGTGCCCGGCCGCATGATCCCGAGCTACCGGCCGCTGGAAGAGGCAGTGCTGGTGGGCGAGGCGAAGTTCGCCGAGGTCGGCTGTGCCACCTGTCACGTGCAGGAGCTGCCGCTGGACAATTGGGGTTGGTTCTACACCGAGCCCAATCCGTTCAACCCTGCGGGCAATCTGAAGTTGGGTGAGGCGCCGACCTACGAGGTCAACCTCAACAGCAACACCCTGCCCCAGCCCCGGCTGCGGGAGGAGAACGGCATCACCTGGGTGCCGGCCTACACCGACCTCAAGCTCCACGACATCACCAGCGGTCCCGACGACCCCAATCGCGAGACCCTCAACATGCAGCACCCCGCCGGTTCGGACGAGTTCTTCGCCGGCAACGGTTATTTCCTGACCAAGAAGCTCTGGGGCGCCGCCAACGAACCGCCGTACTTCCACCACGGCAAATTCGTCACCATGAGGGAGGCGATTCTCGCCCACGCTGGCGAGGCGCAGGACTCCACCGATGCTTTCCTGGCTCTTTCCGACTACGAGCAGGGCAGCATCATCGAGTTCCTCAAGACCCTGCAGCTGCTGCCCAAGGGCACCGAGTCGTTGATCATCGACGACCAGGGTCGCCCGCGCCAGTGGCCGCCGGCCTGGGCCAGCAACAACTGA
- a CDS encoding SCO family protein has product MIRRLLIALVLVTLVVALPTVAQPAQPAASRATTPADARQATASQMPPELQGVGFEQRLGESLPLDARFTDESGVAVTLGEYFDDRPVVLALVYYDCPMLCGLVLNGMASSLKAVELTPGEDFEIVVLSIDPGETPEMAMEAKTSTVERYGKADTAGGWHFLTGEEEEIRRVADAAGFTYRYDSRTDLYVHAGGLLLATADGRAARYFYGVEYPPRDVRLGLVEASDNRIGSPVDRVLLFCFQYDPSTGKYSAAVLNLIRAGGFLTLLVLGLLIGRMILRERRQRPRSDNTAKSNLGTA; this is encoded by the coding sequence GTGATCCGTCGCCTTCTCATCGCGCTGGTGCTGGTGACGCTCGTCGTCGCCCTGCCCACCGTTGCCCAGCCGGCGCAGCCGGCGGCCAGCCGCGCGACCACCCCTGCCGACGCCCGCCAGGCGACTGCCAGCCAGATGCCGCCGGAGCTGCAAGGGGTGGGCTTTGAGCAGCGGCTGGGAGAGAGCCTGCCGTTGGATGCCCGGTTTACCGATGAAAGTGGCGTAGCGGTGACCCTCGGGGAGTACTTCGACGACCGCCCGGTGGTGTTGGCGCTGGTCTATTATGATTGCCCGATGCTCTGCGGGCTGGTGCTCAACGGCATGGCGTCGAGCCTCAAGGCGGTGGAGCTGACCCCCGGTGAGGACTTCGAAATCGTCGTGCTGAGCATCGACCCGGGGGAGACGCCGGAGATGGCGATGGAGGCCAAGACCAGCACCGTCGAGCGCTATGGCAAGGCCGACACCGCCGGCGGCTGGCATTTCCTCACCGGTGAAGAGGAAGAGATCCGCCGCGTGGCGGACGCCGCGGGCTTCACCTACCGCTACGACTCGCGCACGGATCTCTACGTGCACGCCGGAGGCCTCTTGCTGGCCACCGCCGACGGGCGTGCGGCACGTTACTTCTACGGGGTGGAGTATCCACCTCGCGACGTTCGCCTCGGCTTGGTCGAGGCGTCGGACAACCGCATCGGCTCGCCGGTGGATCGGGTTCTGCTGTTCTGCTTCCAATACGATCCTTCCACCGGCAAGTACAGCGCTGCAGTCCTCAACCTGATCCGCGCCGGGGGCTTCTTGACCCTGCTGGTGCTGGGCCTGCTCATCGGTCGCATGATCCTGCGTGAGCGGCGCCAGCGTCCGAGGTCGGACAACACCGCCAAAAGCAACCTAGGAACAGCCTGA
- the cyoE gene encoding heme o synthase — protein MQPGESIEAHAVPAESVAQSVTEHSASLFADLSELTRLRLNMMVVLTTAIGFAMAVGDSFPVILFLHTVIGTTLVAASSSALNQVLERDVDARMRRTANRPIPSGRISPDTALAVGVGIAILGLVQLTFAVNALTALLGAATLAGYLFVYTPLKRVSSLATVIGAVPGAIPPVMGWTALRGEIGAEALVLFTILFLWQLPHFLAIAWVYRSDYARGGLPMLPVVDPQGSLTSRQMVLYCSALLPVSLLPTVVGLTGPAYFLCATILGLIYLGYSFAFAREHSNQRARQLMLASVLYLPALLTAMMLDRLLG, from the coding sequence ATGCAACCAGGTGAATCCATCGAGGCCCACGCCGTACCCGCGGAAAGCGTCGCCCAATCCGTGACAGAGCACTCCGCGAGCCTCTTCGCAGACCTCTCTGAGCTCACGCGATTGCGCCTCAACATGATGGTGGTGCTCACCACCGCCATCGGCTTTGCCATGGCGGTGGGGGACTCCTTCCCGGTGATCCTCTTCCTGCACACGGTCATCGGCACCACTCTGGTAGCCGCCTCGTCCTCCGCCCTCAATCAGGTGCTCGAGCGGGATGTGGACGCGCGCATGCGGCGTACCGCCAATCGCCCCATTCCCTCCGGCCGGATCAGTCCGGACACCGCCCTGGCGGTGGGCGTGGGCATCGCCATCCTGGGGCTGGTGCAGCTGACCTTCGCGGTCAACGCCCTCACCGCGCTCTTGGGGGCCGCAACGCTGGCGGGCTATCTTTTCGTCTACACGCCCCTCAAGCGGGTCAGCTCCCTGGCGACGGTGATCGGCGCGGTGCCGGGAGCCATTCCCCCGGTGATGGGGTGGACCGCTCTGCGGGGTGAGATCGGCGCCGAGGCGCTGGTGCTCTTCACCATCCTCTTTCTCTGGCAGCTGCCCCATTTTCTGGCCATCGCCTGGGTCTATCGCAGCGACTACGCCCGGGGTGGTCTTCCCATGCTGCCGGTGGTGGATCCCCAGGGTTCCCTGACCTCCCGCCAGATGGTGCTCTACTGCTCCGCGCTGCTGCCGGTGAGCCTGCTGCCGACGGTGGTCGGGCTCACCGGGCCGGCCTACTTTCTGTGCGCGACGATCCTCGGGCTAATCTACCTAGGCTACAGCTTCGCCTTCGCCCGGGAGCACTCCAACCAACGGGCTCGCCAGTTGATGCTGGCGTCGGTGCTCTATCTGCCGGCGCTGCTCACGGCGATGATGCTCGATCGCCTCCTGGGCTAG
- the ctaD gene encoding cytochrome c oxidase subunit I, with translation MNDKTPPGYPTDTYLNAGHGLKSWLLTTDHKRIGLLYLASISLFFLLGGLFAVGIRLELATPMGDLVEPQTYNRLFTMHGILMVFFFLIPSIPAVLGNFLIPLMIGAKDVAFPRLNLASWYIYTIGGLFTLWALVNGGVDTGWTFYTPFSTVFSQTHVISAALGVFITGFSSILTGLNFIVTIHRMRAPGLTWFKLPLFIWSHYATSLIQVLGTPVVAITIVLVALERTLHLGIFDPSVGGDPVLFQHLFWFYSHPAVYIMILPGMGVISEIISAFSRKRVFGYKFVAFASLAIAILGFFVWGHHMFVSGQSAYAGTVFSVLTMLVAIPSAVKVFNWTATLYKGAISWDTPMLYALGFIGLFTIGGLTGVMLATMGIDVHVHDTYFVVAHFHYVMVGGAILAFLAGIHYWWPKICGRLYPVFWSKLAALTIFIGFNLTFFPQFLLGYMGMPRRYHVYPEEFQVLNVMSSAGATVLGAGYLLPMIYLGYSWFFGERCSQNPWGARGLEWETASPPPTLNFDEIPTFTGEAYDYSPKKEAQVV, from the coding sequence ATGAACGACAAGACGCCTCCTGGCTATCCCACGGATACCTATCTGAACGCCGGCCACGGGCTGAAGTCCTGGTTGCTGACCACCGATCACAAGCGCATCGGCCTGCTGTACCTGGCCAGCATCAGCCTCTTCTTCCTGCTCGGCGGCCTCTTCGCCGTCGGCATCCGGCTGGAGCTCGCCACCCCCATGGGCGACCTGGTGGAGCCCCAGACGTACAACCGTCTGTTCACCATGCACGGGATCTTGATGGTCTTCTTCTTCCTGATTCCGTCGATTCCGGCGGTCTTGGGCAATTTCCTGATCCCGTTGATGATCGGCGCCAAGGATGTAGCCTTCCCGCGCCTCAACCTGGCCAGCTGGTACATCTACACCATTGGCGGTCTGTTCACCCTCTGGGCGCTGGTCAACGGCGGTGTCGACACCGGTTGGACCTTCTACACGCCGTTCAGCACGGTGTTCTCCCAGACCCACGTGATCAGTGCCGCTTTAGGTGTATTCATCACAGGATTCTCATCAATCCTCACGGGCCTCAACTTCATCGTCACCATTCACCGAATGCGGGCGCCGGGGTTGACGTGGTTCAAGCTACCGCTGTTCATCTGGTCGCATTACGCCACCAGCCTGATCCAGGTTCTGGGTACGCCGGTGGTCGCCATCACCATCGTCTTGGTGGCCCTGGAGAGAACGCTCCATCTCGGAATCTTCGATCCGTCGGTGGGCGGGGACCCGGTGCTCTTCCAGCACCTCTTCTGGTTCTACTCCCATCCCGCGGTGTACATCATGATTCTGCCGGGCATGGGCGTGATCAGCGAGATCATTTCGGCCTTCTCCCGCAAACGGGTCTTCGGCTATAAGTTCGTCGCCTTTGCCAGCCTGGCCATCGCCATCCTGGGCTTCTTCGTGTGGGGCCACCACATGTTCGTCAGCGGTCAGTCCGCCTACGCCGGCACGGTGTTCAGCGTGCTGACCATGTTGGTGGCCATCCCGTCGGCGGTGAAGGTCTTCAACTGGACCGCCACCCTGTACAAGGGCGCCATCTCCTGGGATACGCCGATGCTCTATGCCCTGGGCTTCATCGGTCTGTTCACCATCGGCGGCCTCACCGGCGTGATGCTCGCCACCATGGGCATCGACGTGCACGTCCACGACACCTACTTCGTGGTCGCTCACTTCCACTATGTGATGGTGGGTGGCGCGATCCTGGCGTTCCTGGCGGGCATCCACTACTGGTGGCCCAAGATCTGTGGCCGTCTGTACCCGGTGTTCTGGTCGAAGCTGGCGGCCCTCACCATCTTCATCGGCTTCAACCTGACCTTCTTCCCGCAGTTCCTGCTCGGCTATATGGGCATGCCGCGCCGGTATCACGTGTATCCGGAGGAGTTCCAGGTGCTCAACGTGATGTCCAGCGCCGGCGCTACCGTGCTCGGTGCCGGCTACCTGCTGCCGATGATCTACCTCGGCTACTCCTGGTTCTTCGGCGAGCGTTGCTCGCAGAATCCCTGGGGCGCCCGCGGACTCGAGTGGGAGACCGCTTCGCCCCCGCCCACCCTGAACTTCGACGAGATCCCCACCTTCACCGGTGAGGCCTACGACTACTCGCCGAAGAAGGAGGCTCAAGTTGTCTAG
- the coxB gene encoding cytochrome c oxidase subunit II: MDIFENLPLFPEAASTVAGKVDALYFFGIFLSAFFSLGIAIVLVAFAIKYRRRSEDAFGVPEKTSTPLEITWSVIPLIISLFLFAWGVHVFLQLNRVPPDAVEYTAVGKQWMWKFKHPEGNREINDLHIPVNTKIVMKMTSEDVIHSFFVPAFRVKQDVLPGRYTTVWFEATKPGVYHLFCTEFCGAEHAQMIGKVYVMEQGDYEAWLGGREPGETVASGEELFQNLACITCHRGDSGSRGPLLAGLDGGEVQLADGRTLQRDDEYLRESILNPRAKIVQGYDALMPSYQGQITEEQLMALIRYVKELNQTSDEADAVTTAAVADDAGAAEEG, encoded by the coding sequence ATGGACATCTTCGAGAATTTGCCTCTGTTCCCCGAGGCGGCCTCCACGGTCGCCGGCAAGGTGGACGCCCTATACTTCTTCGGCATCTTTTTGTCGGCGTTCTTCTCCCTGGGCATCGCCATTGTCCTGGTGGCCTTCGCCATCAAGTACCGGCGCCGGTCGGAGGATGCCTTTGGCGTGCCGGAGAAGACCTCGACGCCGCTGGAGATCACCTGGTCGGTGATTCCGCTGATCATCAGCCTCTTCCTCTTCGCCTGGGGAGTCCATGTCTTCCTGCAGCTCAATCGGGTGCCACCGGATGCGGTGGAGTACACGGCGGTGGGCAAGCAGTGGATGTGGAAGTTCAAGCATCCGGAAGGGAACCGCGAGATCAACGATCTGCACATCCCGGTGAACACGAAGATCGTCATGAAGATGACCTCCGAGGACGTCATCCACAGCTTCTTCGTCCCCGCCTTCCGCGTCAAACAGGATGTGCTGCCGGGGCGCTACACCACCGTCTGGTTCGAAGCCACCAAGCCCGGCGTCTACCACCTCTTCTGCACCGAATTCTGCGGTGCCGAGCACGCGCAGATGATCGGCAAGGTCTACGTCATGGAGCAAGGCGACTACGAGGCCTGGCTCGGCGGCCGAGAGCCCGGTGAGACGGTAGCCTCCGGCGAGGAACTGTTCCAGAATCTGGCCTGCATCACCTGCCATCGTGGCGACTCCGGTTCCCGGGGCCCGCTGCTGGCGGGATTGGACGGCGGCGAGGTGCAGCTGGCGGACGGCCGTACCCTGCAGCGCGACGACGAATACCTGCGCGAGTCGATCCTCAATCCTCGGGCCAAGATCGTTCAGGGCTACGACGCCCTGATGCCTTCCTACCAGGGGCAGATCACCGAGGAGCAGCTGATGGCCTTGATTCGCTACGTCAAAGAGCTCAACCAAACGTCGGATGAAGCCGACGCAGTGACCACCGCGGCGGTGGCGGACGACGCTGGTGCCGCCGAAGAGGGATAG
- a CDS encoding SCO family protein, giving the protein MTEPAAASADPPGGPGEPSGDAIPWRRVLLWGLLVAALLAVLAVALLPEGGSSTDAELPVLAEVPDFQLINRDGRTVRRGDLLGQPWIADFIFTRCGVSCPVMTARMAQIQEQVPAGTARLVSVSVDPTHDRPPVLQEFAERWGAQDHWLFLTGEADAIYRLMRDGFMLAVKPPTTPEQAASPEPISHSTRLVLVDAQGRIRGYYDGMTAGDEERLLADLDRLAD; this is encoded by the coding sequence ATGACCGAACCGGCGGCGGCCAGCGCGGACCCTCCCGGCGGACCCGGGGAGCCCTCCGGCGACGCCATTCCCTGGCGCCGTGTCCTTCTCTGGGGTTTGCTGGTAGCGGCCCTGCTGGCGGTGCTGGCCGTGGCGCTGCTGCCCGAAGGCGGCTCGAGCACCGACGCGGAGCTGCCGGTGCTCGCCGAGGTGCCCGACTTCCAGCTGATCAACCGCGACGGTCGCACCGTCCGCCGTGGAGATCTCCTGGGCCAGCCCTGGATCGCCGACTTCATCTTTACTCGCTGCGGGGTCAGCTGCCCGGTCATGACCGCTCGCATGGCGCAGATTCAGGAGCAGGTGCCCGCCGGTACCGCCCGCCTGGTCTCGGTATCGGTGGATCCGACCCACGACCGGCCGCCGGTGCTCCAGGAGTTCGCCGAGCGCTGGGGGGCCCAGGACCACTGGCTCTTCCTCACCGGTGAGGCGGACGCCATCTACCGCCTCATGCGCGACGGCTTCATGCTCGCTGTCAAGCCGCCCACAACCCCCGAGCAGGCTGCTTCTCCCGAGCCCATCTCCCATAGCACCCGGCTGGTGCTGGTGGATGCCCAGGGCCGCATTCGCGGCTACTACGATGGCATGACCGCCGGCGACGAGGAGCGGCTGCTGGCAGACCTGGACCGCCTCGCGGACTAG
- a CDS encoding DUF1499 domain-containing protein, producing MLAEKTVARASLACGLAGGVTALVATAGAHLGILRPFTGLSLASVALILSGFPGLLLGLAALLRKGAGAYRNLAIAGTAVGTLMLLIPAVLGARAGQLPPIHDLTTDLEDPPVFVHAAEIPANRDRDLSYPHGLEDTAKRQQEGYPELAEPIFFAGDRDRALEAALETAESLGWRVEWRSEDGNRFEATHTSTVFRLVDDIVVRIRPTEGGSLLDLRATAREGVSDMGRNARHIQRFAESLSIEQPL from the coding sequence ATGCTTGCAGAAAAGACCGTCGCCCGTGCCTCTCTCGCCTGCGGACTCGCCGGTGGCGTCACCGCCCTGGTGGCCACCGCCGGTGCCCATCTGGGGATCCTCCGCCCCTTCACCGGGCTCAGTCTGGCCAGCGTGGCACTGATTCTGAGCGGCTTCCCGGGGCTTCTGCTGGGGCTGGCGGCGCTGCTGCGCAAGGGCGCCGGGGCCTACCGCAACCTGGCCATCGCCGGCACCGCCGTCGGCACCCTGATGCTGCTGATCCCGGCGGTCCTGGGCGCCCGGGCCGGACAGCTCCCCCCCATCCACGATCTCACCACCGACCTGGAGGATCCGCCGGTCTTCGTCCACGCGGCGGAAATCCCCGCCAACCGTGACCGAGATCTAAGCTATCCCCACGGGCTGGAAGACACCGCCAAGCGCCAGCAGGAAGGCTATCCCGAGCTGGCGGAGCCCATCTTCTTCGCCGGGGATCGGGACCGGGCGCTGGAGGCGGCTCTGGAAACCGCCGAGAGCCTTGGCTGGCGAGTCGAATGGCGCTCCGAAGACGGCAACCGTTTCGAAGCGACCCACACCTCGACGGTCTTCCGCCTGGTGGACGACATCGTGGTGCGCATCCGGCCGACGGAAGGCGGCTCCCTCCTCGACCTCCGCGCCACCGCCCGGGAGGGCGTCAGCGATATGGGCCGCAACGCCCGCCACATTCAGCGCTTCGCCGAGAGTCTGAGCATCGAGCAACCCCTCTGA
- a CDS encoding alpha/beta hydrolase-fold protein translates to MKRRHELIPSQSLGRPIHLWCYGHWGWPLLVFPSAAGMAHEWDAQGMVEVLGDLIEGGKVKLYCTESNVAEAWTQKHHHPAWRIQRHRAFEAYVTHELVPWIRHDCASAEVRIATAGCSLGGFYSANFALKFPEIFQWALCMSGRYDITHFTDGFQNLDVYFNNPMAYVANLDGEALERVRRLAHLVLVCGQGPWEEGCIEETHQLADLLQAKGISHQRDIWGHDVAHDWNWWRRQARYHLLNALGG, encoded by the coding sequence ATGAAGCGTAGACACGAGTTGATTCCCAGCCAGAGCCTGGGCCGTCCGATTCACCTCTGGTGCTATGGCCATTGGGGCTGGCCCCTGCTGGTCTTTCCGTCGGCGGCGGGAATGGCCCACGAATGGGATGCCCAGGGCATGGTGGAGGTTCTGGGAGACCTCATCGAGGGCGGCAAGGTCAAGCTCTATTGCACCGAGAGCAACGTGGCGGAAGCGTGGACCCAGAAGCACCATCACCCGGCCTGGCGGATCCAACGCCACCGAGCCTTCGAAGCCTACGTGACCCACGAGCTGGTCCCGTGGATTCGCCATGACTGCGCCTCCGCGGAAGTTCGCATCGCCACCGCCGGCTGCAGCCTCGGTGGCTTTTACTCCGCCAACTTCGCGCTCAAGTTTCCGGAAATCTTCCAGTGGGCGCTGTGCATGAGCGGGCGCTACGACATCACCCACTTCACCGATGGTTTCCAGAACCTCGACGTCTACTTCAACAACCCCATGGCCTATGTCGCCAATCTCGACGGCGAGGCGCTGGAGCGAGTGCGCCGTCTCGCCCACTTGGTGCTGGTCTGTGGTCAAGGTCCGTGGGAGGAAGGCTGCATCGAGGAGACCCACCAGCTAGCGGATCTGCTGCAGGCGAAGGGCATCAGCCATCAGCGCGATATCTGGGGGCATGATGTCGCCCACGATTGGAATTGGTGGCGCCGGCAGGCTCGCTATCATTTGCTCAACGCCTTGGGTGGCTAA
- a CDS encoding HD domain-containing protein, with translation MKPNESLLDLLLEAQILDRVPRSGYFLRGVPEGESVTEHSWHVLFLVWVLGSRVPNLDLQRAMEIALVHDLAEVRMGDLPRTATRYFDDGAKARAETAALADILAPLPAESRELFDEYNAAASPEARLVKACDKLQLMIKVLAYEGWGSRGLEEFWHNPANFPNDEFDSVAEVVAALRARREQQA, from the coding sequence ATGAAACCCAACGAATCCCTCCTCGATCTCCTCCTCGAAGCCCAGATCTTGGATCGGGTGCCGCGGAGCGGCTATTTTCTGCGCGGAGTGCCGGAAGGGGAGAGCGTCACCGAGCACAGCTGGCATGTGCTCTTCTTGGTTTGGGTGTTGGGCAGTCGGGTGCCGAATCTCGATCTCCAGCGAGCGATGGAGATCGCTCTGGTCCATGACCTGGCAGAGGTTCGCATGGGGGATTTGCCCCGCACCGCCACCCGGTATTTCGACGACGGGGCCAAGGCCCGGGCGGAGACCGCTGCCCTGGCCGACATTCTGGCGCCGCTGCCGGCGGAGAGCCGCGAGCTCTTCGACGAGTACAACGCCGCCGCCTCCCCCGAAGCACGGCTGGTCAAGGCCTGCGACAAGCTTCAGCTGATGATCAAGGTGCTGGCCTACGAGGGATGGGGATCCCGGGGGCTGGAAGAGTTTTGGCACAACCCCGCCAATTTCCCCAACGACGAGTTCGATTCGGTGGCGGAGGTGGTCGCTGCTCTCCGGGCGCGTCGGGAGCAACAGGCCTGA
- a CDS encoding cytochrome c oxidase subunit 3 family protein, with product MSSAHAGLFHHFDSYEQQRQSASLGMWLFIAQEIMFFGGLFTAYLVYRLSNPAIFAVASSELEIKWGGINTAVLILSSLTMALAVRMAQLGKAKKIVAFLVATLILGGTFVGIKYIEYSGKWEHHLVPGENFSFHLTEKEIGALEYAGYDLSDPKDYHHVQSRAELFFSIYFAMTGLHALHMLIGMGILIWLIKPAWRGKYDGNNHNFVEGFGLYWHFVDIVWIFLFPLLYLLGRHLPHA from the coding sequence TTGTCTAGCGCCCACGCCGGTCTTTTCCATCACTTCGATTCCTACGAGCAGCAGCGCCAGTCTGCCTCGTTGGGGATGTGGCTGTTCATCGCCCAGGAGATCATGTTCTTCGGTGGTCTATTCACCGCCTACTTGGTCTACCGGCTGAGCAACCCCGCGATCTTCGCCGTCGCCAGCTCGGAGCTGGAGATCAAATGGGGCGGGATCAACACCGCCGTTCTGATCCTCAGCTCGCTGACCATGGCGCTGGCGGTGCGTATGGCGCAGCTGGGCAAGGCGAAGAAGATCGTCGCCTTCCTGGTCGCCACGCTCATCCTCGGCGGCACTTTCGTGGGCATCAAGTACATCGAGTATTCGGGGAAGTGGGAGCACCACCTGGTTCCCGGTGAAAACTTCAGCTTTCATCTCACGGAGAAAGAGATCGGGGCCCTGGAGTACGCCGGATACGACCTGAGCGACCCCAAGGACTACCATCACGTGCAGTCCCGGGCGGAGCTCTTCTTCTCCATCTACTTCGCCATGACCGGCCTCCACGCGCTCCACATGCTCATCGGCATGGGCATCCTCATCTGGCTGATCAAGCCGGCATGGCGAGGCAAGTACGATGGCAACAATCACAACTTTGTCGAAGGCTTCGGACTGTACTGGCATTTCGTCGATATCGTCTGGATCTTCCTGTTCCCGCTGCTCTATCTGCTGGGACGGCATTTGCCCCACGCTTAG
- a CDS encoding cytochrome C oxidase subunit IV family protein, whose protein sequence is MSVHISPTSTYLKVFFALLVLTALTVWVAFFDFGALNDVIALGIALIKATIVVLFFMHVKWGTGLIKLVVASGVVWLLVLFAFTLSDYLTRAMLYTAPPI, encoded by the coding sequence ATGTCCGTGCACATTTCACCCACCAGCACCTACTTGAAGGTGTTCTTCGCCCTCCTCGTGCTCACCGCCCTGACGGTGTGGGTGGCGTTCTTCGATTTCGGCGCCCTCAACGACGTCATCGCGTTGGGCATCGCCCTGATCAAAGCCACCATCGTGGTGCTCTTCTTCATGCACGTGAAGTGGGGCACTGGTTTGATCAAGCTGGTGGTGGCCTCCGGCGTGGTGTGGCTGCTGGTCCTCTTCGCCTTCACCCTGTCGGACTACCTGACCCGGGCGATGCTCTACACGGCACCTCCCATCTAG